TGCAGTCACCCTCGGCGGCCCGGATTCGGCGTCACGCCCGACCTGCGCACAGATTGTGCCGGCGGTTGTTAAGCCCGGCCGACGAGCGCCGGCCGAATGACACCTGTCTACTTTTCGAGTTTGTAGTCGGGGTTGCGCCGCTCCCAATCCTTGACCTGCCGGTCGGCCTCGTCCTTGGCCAAGCCGTGGCGTTGCTGAATGCGTCCCAACAGCTGGTCACGCTTGCCCGCAATCACATCCAGGTCATCGTCGGTGAGCTTGCCCCACTGTTCCTTGACCTTTCCCTTGACCTGCTTCCAGGCACCTTCCACTCGATCTTCGTTCATAAGAAAACTCCTTCTATGGCCGCGTCAGTCGCGAACCTGTTTTCAAGTTAACGGCTTGCCAGGTGCGCCGCGGTAGGAGCAGCGTCGCATGCATGGTCGGTGTGCGCCTACCGATGGCGCCTATTGCGTCTTCGATGTCCCCTTCGATAACGCCGACTGTGCGTTGGCCCTGTCAGCCGGCTTCTGAATCTCGCGCGAGTCGATTTCCGCGGCAACCTCGGCGGGATGTACTACGTAGCGCAAGGGCCGACGGGCAGAGGATGTGGCCATGCGAATTGCCCAACTCGCCCCCATGTTCGGAAGCGTGCCTCCCAGCGGCCGCGGAGGCACGGCCGGCGCGAAAGCATGAACGGCATCGAGCAATCCAGGCGCCTCCCTCCCGTCGTGTATGCGCATGTGTCCGATGTGGCAACAACAGCGGAGCACGAGCGCAGTTCTCTGCTGGGCTTCGCAGCGCGACTGGCGGCATTGCTCCGATCCGAAGATGGCGGCCTGCACGGGGGCGGCGGGCAAGGATACTTCGTCCCCATCAGCACGCTGACGACCGCCGAGGCCGCGCAACTCGGCATCACCTGCGTCGACGACTTGTTCGGTGGCGTCGTGCCTCATTCATTCGTCGCCTCCAAGGCGATCAGCCATCCGCTCGTGGGCTCCGGCGCTGCCGCGGTGATCGGCTGGAACGACGCCTTCGCCCCGGCGATCGAGGACATCGTCCTTCCCGGCTTTACCGTTTTCGCCGTGGACGACGCGCGCATCGCGGCCGAGCGCTTGCTTGCGCGCGGACCCCTGCGCGTGAAGAAAACACGAGCCAATGCGGGGCGCGGTCAGTTCGTGGCATCGGACCTGGCATCGCTCGAAACGGTGCTGCGCGCACTCGACCCGGACGAGACCGCCCAGCACGGGCTCGTGCTCGAGGAAAACTTGTGTGAAATGAGCACCTTCAGCGTCGGGCAGGTCAGGGTACCCCGGCTCATGGCCAGCTATGTCGGCACCCAGCGGCAGACCCGAAACAACCGCGGCGCGACGGTGTACGGCGGCTCCGATCTCATGCTCGTGCGGGGCGGATTCGACGAGCTGCTTGAGGTGGTTGCCAGTCCGGAGATCCGCCAGGCCATAGCACAGGCGATGCGATTTCACGTGGCCGCACAGGCGTGCTTTCCCGGCCTGTACATGTCACGCGCCAACTACGACATCCTGATGGGACGAGATGCACAGGGCGCGCAGCGCTCCGCCGTGCTGGAACAATCCTGGCGCGTGGGAGGCGCCACCGGTGCCGAGATCGCGGCGCTCGAGGTTTTTCTCGCGGATCCGGCGAAGCGCCGGGTGCGTGCGTCCTGCTTCGAGATCTTTGGCGCAAGCCCGCTGCCGCCGCCGCATGCCGTGGTGTATTTCCGGGGCATCGATCCCGACGCCGGCGCGCTGACCAAGTACACGGTGCTTCGACCCGATGACAACCCGCGCTGACCTGGTCGCGATCCCGGTGGACGGCAAGCACCTCGCCGGCACCCTGGTGCAGCCGGACGCCATGGTGCCGGGCGTTGTGCTCGTGCACGGCTGGGACGGCAGCCAGGAGGAGTACGTCGAGCGAGCCCACGGGATCGCCAGCATGGGCTGCATCTGCCTGACCTTCGATCTGCGGGGGCACGCGGCCCACCGGGCCGATCGCGACAAGGTCTCGCGCGAGGAGAACCTGCGCGATCTCCTGGCCGCGTACGATCTGCTGGCCACCCAGCCCGGAGTCGACCCGAATGCGATTGCAGTGGTGGGCAGCAGCTATGGCGGCTACCTGGCGGCCCTGTTGACGTCCATGCGCGACATCCGCTGGCTCGCGTTGCGCGTGCCCGCGCTCTATGAGGATGCCGACTGGCAGGTTCCGAAAAGTCAGCTGGAGCGCGACCGCCTGAACGCGCTGCGACGGACCAGGCTGCATCCCACGGAGAACCGGGCATTGGCAGCGTGTTCGGAGTTCCAGGGGGATGTGCTCATCGTCGAGTCCGAGGACGATTGGGTCGTGCCGCACCAGACCATCCAGAACTACGTGGAGGCTTTCTCCATGGCGCAATCGGTCACGTACCGCGTCATTGCCACTGCCGACCACGGCCTGAGCGAAAAGGATTGGCAGCTGACGTACACGTCTTTGCTGACCAACTGGATGAAGGAAATGCTGATGTTGAACGCGAGCGCGGGCAGGGCCGGGCCCGAGGCAAGTTCGCCAAGCGCCACTGAAAGCGCCGTGCCCGAAGACTGAACCGCGCTCGTCCGATGCCGCCTCAGATGACGTTGAACAGCATCAGCAACACCACGACCACCAGCGGGACACCCAGAAGCCAGAGGATGACAGGCATTTGGAATCTCCTTCCATTGAGATGTACGCAGCTTAGGTTGCGGGCCAGGTGACGGATGAACGCCGCCGCCCCCATTGCCGGTAGGCACGGGCCGCTGTGTCATGCAAGCCTGAGTGCCAGGGAGCAGCGGCGAGATGGCAGGTCTTGTGTCAGTCCTCATCGCCGGTCAGCCGGGCAAGCCATGTCCTACACCGTCGCGGCTCGAGGGATGGCGCCATCGGCGCGATACAGCGTGATATGTGTTGGGGGGAAGCTCGCTTCATCGTCACTTGTCTTTGGGAGATGCAAATGAACTCACCCGCCACCCCTCCGTCCCGCCCGACGCCGGCCGACCCGGACCTGGCCGAGCAAGCCCGCCCCGGCCACGGCGTTCCGTCGCAGGATCCCAGTCCCGCGGCACAGGTTCCACTGCAACCCGAAGAGGCTGAGCGCGAGTCGAAGTCGGCACTGATGGGTGGCGGCGTGTTGGCCGGCGCTGCCACCGGCGCTGCCACCGGCGCCGCGGTGGCCGGTCCGGTCGGTGTGGTCGTGGGCGGCGCTGCGGGTGCCGTCGCGGGCGCACTGGGCGCCGCTGCGGCCGGCAGCATGATGAACCCGAATGACTCCGTGGTGCGCCTGCACATCGAGGATAGCGGTGGCCCCGGCCGACCCGTGGTGTTGATCCATGGATGGCCGCTGTCCGCCCAGGCCTGGGAGCCGCAGGTTTCCGTGTTGCGCGCCGCCGGCTACCGCGTGGTGGCCTATGACCGACGAGGCTTTGGTAGGTCGGACAAGCCGGAGTCCGGATACGACTACGAGGCGCTGGCCGACGATCTGCAGCGCGTCATGGAGCAATGCGGGCTACAGGACGCGACCCTGGTGGGCTTCTCGATGGGCGGCGGCGAAGTCGCACGCTACATCGCACGCCACGGCCAAACGCGCCTGCACAGCGTGGTGTTTGCCGCGGCCATACCGCCCTACCTGATGAAGACGGGCGACAACCCCGAAGGCCCGCTCGGCCCCGAGAAGGCGCAACAGATGGCGCAATCGCTCGAGCAGGACCGCAGTGCCTTCTTCAACCAGTTCACCCGGGACTTCTTCTCGGCCAACGGCGCACTGCAGGTCACGGAGCCGCTGCGCGGCGAGGCGGTCGCGCTGTGCCACCAGTCTGCACAGCATGCGGCGCTGGCCTGCATGGAATCGTTCGCCACCACCGACTTCCGCGAAGACCTGAAGATGATCAAGGTGCCCACGCTGGTGATTCACGGCGACTCGGATGCGATCGTGCCGGTCGAGGGCTCGGGCCTGCGCACGCACTCTGCCGTCCCGCACAGCCAACTGGTGCTGGTCAACGGTGCGCCGCACGGCTTGAACGTGTCGCACGCACAGGCATTCAACGAGGCCTTGCTGTCGTTCCTGCGGGCGTAAAGCGCTTCGGGATTCAGCGCTGGCCGGGCTGGCCGACTTCACTCGCGTGCCGGGACATCGCCAGCTCGTAGCGCGCGAAGCTCGCTTCAGGCCACGCTGACTGGAGACTCGCCTGCATTTCCGTCAGGGCCTCGGACTCCCAGGCGCAAGCGACCAGGATGGCGTCGACCGTGCGATCCGCCAGGCCGCGGATCCTTTGCTCGGCGGTGACGTCCAGCGTGAGCTTCTGCGTGTGCAACAGGTGCACGCCGGCCACACCGGGCTGATCGCACCAGCGCCCCGCCGCCTCGCGCCAGCGCTGGAGGTCGGCGTCGCCCTCGGCCCGCCCCTCCTTGCTGCGGATCGTGAGCGCGTGGCGGGCCACCCCGGCGCCGTGGCTCTCCACCACCGTGCTCATGCAGCGCACCATGTTGCGATGATGCGGCATCAGCTGGGTCGACCATGGCGTAGGCGCGTTCAGGCGCGCAAGGTACTCGGGGGACTCCAGCGCCCCCAGGTCCGCGACCTCATACATCACGAAGAAGCCCTCCCCGCCATCGGCGCTGGCCCAGCGGGTGGCGCGCAGGAATCCCGGAAGCGCCAGGCGCTCCGGGAAGTGCTCCTGCGAATGCCACTGCTGGAACTCGCTGCGCATCGCCGGTGCCATGTCCCACCACATGGCGAGTGCCGCGCGGCCGAGAAGTGCCATTACACGTTCCTCCGGGCGGGCAGCAAAAGCGGCCTCAAGATCAATGCCTCCATGGTCACAGCCGCTGAATCATGGGTGACGCACCGGCCGATCGTTCCATGCCGGAAAGCCTTTTCGCATGACGAATGCCACGCGTCCTAAACATCGGCAACGGGACGGCCGTAGGTGACCGCTGCGCGTACTTCCGGGGGGACCTGCTCGGCCAATATCCGGTCCGGACTCAAGCCGAGCGCGTCGTTGACGCTGGAAAAGGCCTGCCGGAATGCCACGAACACCGTGGCCTCGAAAATTTCTCTTTCACTGAGGCCGGCCTGGCGCAAGGCATCGACGTCCGCCGGTGTCGTGGCGTTCGGGTTCGCGACCATCTTGCGCGCCCAGGCGGCCAGGGCGCGATCGCGCTCGGTCAGCTCTTCGGCCGCCTTGTTCGCGATCACTGCGGCGGCGGCCGTCGCGCCGGCCTCGCGTGCCAGTGTCTTGCCCAAAGCCAGCGAGCAGTACGAGTCGCCGAGTTCAGAAGCTCCCGCACACACCAGGACCGCCAGTTCGCGCTTGCTCAGCGAAGACTTGCTCGTGAGCTGGCTGCGCAGGGCCGTGAAGCCGTCGAAGACCTCGGGGCGCCAAGCCCAGGCCCGCATCAGGTTCATGACGAAGCCTTGCGAGTCCGTGCTGGACTTGTACAACTTCCCGGTCTCCGCGGAGTCTTCGGGTGCGGCGATGAACATGGAGCCCCTTTCAGTGCAGTGATGCGGGCGAGACTTGCGCCCCTGCTGCTGAGCCGAGTCTGCCAGCGAGCGCGCGTGCGGGCAAGCCGCAGCACTCACGCTTCGTCCACGTTGCACCTGAGGCGACCGCCTGAAGGTCTTGCTCCTTCCCCCTCCGGGGGAAGGCTGGGATGGGGGCGCTCGGGCGTTGAATTGAGGCCGCAGCGCCGCCGGCCGGCATCAGCCTTTCGTCTGCGAGACCAGCACCGGCTTGGCGCGATAGAGCTTCGGCATCGCCGCTTTGAGGTTCGCGATCTTCGGCAGGTCGAACCTCGCGATGTACGGCGAATCGGGATGCAGCGTGGCGTAGTCCTGGTGGTAGGCCTCGGCCGGGTAGAAGCCCTTGAGCGGCGCGACCTGGGTCACGATCTTCTTCGGGTAGGCCTTCGCGGTCTCGAGCTGCGCGATGTACTTCTCCGCCGCGTCCTTCTGCTGCGGCGTCGCGAAGAAGATGGCCGAGCGGTATTGCGGGCCGCTATCCGGCCCCTGGCGGTTCCATTGTGTGGGGTCGTGGGCCACCGAGAAAAACACCCGCATCAGCGTGCCGTACGAAACCTGCTTGGGGTCATAGGTGACCTGCACGGACTCGGCATGGCCCGTCAGGCCCGAGCCGACGACCGCGTAGTGCGCCGTGGCCTGGTCGCCGCCCGCATAGCCCGACACCGCATTGAGCACGCCCTGGGTGTGCTGGAACACCGCCTGCACGCCCCAGAAGCAGCCGCCGGCGAAGACGGCCGTCTCCGTGGCCGCGGTGCTGGTGACATCGTGTGCGGGCGCCGGCAAGGGCACCGCTTGCTCGGCGGCGAAGGCGAGGCTGGATGCGGCGATCGCGAGGGCGGCGGTTGCAAAAGAATGTCGTGTCATCACGCGGTCTCCTTCCGCGATTGGAGTGCCGGCTCACCCGTCGCGTTCCCTTCCACCCTGTATTGCTCAGATCCCCGGATCGATGTTCTGGTTCATCCGGAACAGGTTGGCCGGGTCGTACCTGCGCTTGGCGGCCACCAGCCGGTCCCAGGTTTCCGCGCCATAGGCTTCGCGGGTTCGATCCGCGCCTTCCTCGGTGAGGTGGTTCACGTAGCTGCCGCCGGCCGACCACGGGCGCAGCCCGGCCCAGGCATCGCGGCACCACTGCCGGTGCTCTTCCGCGCGGAGATCGCCAGGCTCCCAGCACGCCGCCACCGTGAGGATGTGGCGCACGTCGCGGAAGCGGAAGGCGGTCGCCGCCGGATCGACGCGCGCGGTGGCGCCGCCCATGTGCCGCACCAGCACCTGCGACATCGGCGAGCTGCGCTCCGTGGCAGCCCGCGCCAGCGCCTGCAGCGCGCCGTCCTCCAGCGGCTTGAGCCACTCCGAGCGGCAGTGGTAGTGCAGGCCGTGCGGCACGCTGGCGTCGAACCACTGCTGGATCGCCGTGTACGGCTGCACGCCGAAGGTGTCCACGGCCGGCTGCCCGAAGCCGCGCACCGCCTGCAGTACCCTTTCTCCCTCCTCGACGGGCCCCACGTAGCAGGCCGCGATGCCCACGACCGGCTGGAAGTGCAGCGCTGGCGGCACGAAGGGTGCCGGCGGCGCGCTCAGCAGCGCGGTCATCAGCGAAAGCTCATCAGGTGCACTGCGCGTGAGCCGCTCGTAGTGCGCCAGCACTTCGGGCGCCTGCGCCGCCGGGTACATCACGAAGCCCGCGAACATCGGCGCGACGGGCTGCAGGCGGAAACTGAACTTCGTGACCACGCCGAAATTGCCGCCGCCGCCGCGCAGTGCCCAGAACAGCTCCGCGTTCTGCCGCTCGCTGGCCACCGCGACTGAGCCATCGGCGAGCACCACTTCCGCCTCGATGAGGTTGTCGCAGGCCAGGCCGTACTTGCGCGAGAGCCAGCCCAGCCCGCCGCCGAGCGTCAGCCCAGCCACGCCGGTGTGCGAGATCTCGCCGCCCGGGGACGCGAGGCCGTGCGCCTGGGTCGCCGCGTCGTACTCGCGCAGCAGCAGCCCCGGCTCGGCCGTGGCGATGCGCTGCTGCGCATCGACGTGCACCGCCTTCATCGGCGAGAGATCGATCATGAGCCCGCCCTCGCAAACGGACCAGCCGGGGATGCTGTGGCCGCCGCCCTTCACGGCAAGCAGCAGGCCGTTGTCGGCGGCGAAGCGTACGGCGGCGGCGACTTCACGCGTGCTGCGGCAGCGCACGATGAACGCCGGGCGGCGGTCGATCGCGCCGTTCCAGAGGGCGCGCGAGGCGTCATACCCGGCATCCCCGGGTCGGAGCACCTCGCCGAGCAGGCTGGCGGTGCGGGAAGCGATGAAGGTGGTGGGCGTGTTCATGGGCCGTGATGATCGACAGCCCACCGCAGCCGCACCATCCCTGAAATCTGGGGTTTTGCGCGCACACGAGCCTGGTCCACAATGCGCCGCATGGCCAAGGCGAGCTCCGCGTCCGATCGAGCCCAGCGGCAGGTGCTCGACGCCTGCCGGCAGGCGACGACGCCGGCCGGGCTGTTCACCGCCGTGCAGCAGGCACTGCAGCCGCAGCTGCCGGTGGATCGCTGGTGCGCGATGACGCTCGACCCCGCGACCTCGCTGCCGACCGGCGGCGTGCACGAGCGCGGCTTCAGCCCGGCAGGCGGGCAGCGCCTGCTGCATCTCGAATTCGGCGGACCGGATGACGCGATCAAGCTGGCCGCGCTGGCGCGTGGCAAGACGGCCGTGAACACGCTGTCGGCGGCCACCCAGGGCCGCGTCGAAACGAGCGCGCGCTTTCGCGAAGTGCTCGCGCCGGAAGGCATCCGGCACGAGCTGCGCGCCGTGTTCCGCGACGCGCACGGTCCGTGGGCGGCCATGGTCCTGCTGCGCGCGGGCGACCGCCCGGATTTCGACGCCGGCGAAGTCGAGCTGCTGGCGGCGGTCAACGAGCCGGTCACGCGGGCGCTGCGGCGCCTGCTGCTGCTGGCCGAGATGCATGCGCACGCCGACCCAGGAGCGCCGGCGCTGATCCTGCTCGAGCGCGCCGACCCGCAGGCCGGAGCGGACAGCGGCTTGCGTGTGCGGCATGCAAGCGCCACCGCGCAGCACTGGATCGAACAGGTCGACGACAGCAGCGCCGGGCCGCTGCCCTATGCGCTGTATTCCCTCGCCATCAACGCCAGCCGCGACGGCCACGCCGTGGCGCGCATCCGCACCCGCGCCGGGCGCTGGCTCACCGCGCATGCGGAGGCGGCCGCGCCCTCCGAGGCCATCTCGCTCATCCTGCAGCCCAGCCGGCCGCACGAGATTGCGCAGGTCCTGACCGGCGCGTACGGCCTCACGGCGCGCGAGGCGGAAGTCGCGCGGCTGGTCGCGGCGGGCTGCGGCAACGAAGAGATCGCGAAGCTGCTGTTCGTCAGCCGCTACACGGTGGAGGACCACCTGAAGAAGTGCTACGAGAAGCTGGGCGTGCGCAGCCGCAGCGAGCTCGTGTCGCGGCTGTTCTTCGACCAGTACCTGCCGCGCACGAAGGACGAGATCGCCCTCGACGGAACCGGCTGGTTCCTATAGGTCCAGCCCGCCGGCCCCCACCGGGGCCGTGAGCGCGCTCTAAGTGCTTCAAGGCGTGCGCGCGTACTGGCCCGGCGGCTGGCCCACGTGCCGGCTGAATGCGGTGCTGAACGTGCTGGCCGACCCGTAGCCGACCCGCTCGGCGACTTCGGCAATCGCCAGATCCTTCCGGCGAAGAAGTCTCTTCGCCACCGCCATCCGCCAGGCCAGCAGGTACTCCATCGGCGGCAGGCCCACAGCACGGGTGAAACGTTCGAAGAACGCCGAGCGCGATAGCGCGCTCTTCTGCGCCAGCTGCTCCACGGTCCAGGCCCGCGCAGGGTCACCGTGCATGTGCCGGAACGCGACGGCGAGGCGCCTGTCGGCCAAGCCGCGCAAGAGTCCCGGTGTGGCCTGTTCTGCCGGCGTGGCTCGCAGCGCTTCGATGAGCAGCACTTCCACCAGGCGGGTGAGCACGAGGTCGCGCCCCGGCCGCCGGTCCAGCGACTCCTCCCGGACAAGCCCGACCAGCAGTGGCAGACTTTCCGAGCCACGCACATGCAACACGGCGGGGAGCAGCGACACGAGCAACGCGGAGTCCGGCGAGTCGAACTCGAAATAGCCGCCGAGCATCCGCACGTCGGGGCGGCCGCCGCGCGTGCCGTGCCGGACTTCGCCAGTGCCCGCGGCCGCGGCCCGCGGATCGATGTGCACGGGTGTCCCGGGCTCGAAGCTGGTCATGGTGAAGCTGGGCGTAGCAGGGAGAAGCACGAAGTCGCCGGCCCCCAGCGTGAGGGGTTGCTGTCGGTCCACCGCGAGCAGGCAGCTGCCGTCGAGCACGGCGCAGAAGCTCGGCTGGCCGAAGTCCGAATAGCGCACGGCCCACCGGCCTGCGCCACTGATCACCTTGGAGAACACCGTCCGCGGACTGAGCAGCGCGATCACTTCCGACAGCGGGTCGATGGCCATGGCTGGACTCTCGCAAACGTGAGCAGGACTCCAAATTGTAGATCGTCCGGCAAGTGACCGATATCGTGGCGGCTTCACCCACACCCCCACTGAAGGAACTCCCATGAAAACCGTCCTGATCACCGGCTGCTCGTCTGGCTACGGCCTGGAGACCGCGCGCCACTTCCACGCCCGGGGCTGGAACGTGGTCGCCACCATGCGCACGCCGCGCGACGACCTCTTCCCGGCTTCACCCCGCATGCGCGTGGTGCCGCTCGATGTGACCAAGCCCTCGAGCATCGCCGCCGCGCTCGAAGCGAGTGGCCCCATCGATGTGCTCGTCAACAACGCCGGCATCGGTCTCTTCGGCGCGTTCGAGGCGACGCCGATGGCGACTGCGCGCGAGCTCTTCGAGACGAACACTTTCGGCGTGATGGCGATGACGCAGGCCGTGTTGCCCCTGTTCCGTGGCCGGAAGTCCGGCACGATCGTGAACGTGACGTCGAGCGCGACGCTGGCGCCGATGCCGATGGTCGCCGTCTACACCGCCAGCAAGACAGCCATCGAGGGATTCACTGCCTCGCTCGCCCATGAACTCGCCGCCTTCCAGGTTCGGGCGAAGCTGGTCGAGCCGGGGTACGCGCCCACGACCCGCTTAACCGAAAACGGCGGTGAGCGCATGCGAGGCTTGATTCCCGAGTCGTATGCGCCATTCGCGCAATCCATCTTCGATGCGTTGGCGCAGACGGCGGCGGTGACCACGGAGAGTGACGTCGCCGAGGCCGTGTGGCGCGCGGCGAACGACACGTCGGGACAGCTGCGGTTTCCTGCGGGGGCGGACGCAGTTGCACTGGCCGCGGGCGTGTCGTCGTGAGGGACCACGGCTGGTTGAAAACCAAAGCCTATCAGGGGAACCGTGCATCGCTTCTGTTTCGCTGCGCGACCTTGGCTGGGGTTCCATTGCTACGTTGTTGCCACCCCGGTGCCCCGACCGGGGCCGGCACGTGCTGTCCTGGTGATGCTCATCTTGAAGTAGTATTGTTAGTTGATACACTGTATCATTGTACAAAACGATTCGAGGAGTTCCCATGAACGGATGGAAGTGCTTGGCTTGCCTTTGCGCCC
Above is a window of Ramlibacter tataouinensis DNA encoding:
- a CDS encoding FAD-binding oxidoreductase; translated protein: MNTPTTFIASRTASLLGEVLRPGDAGYDASRALWNGAIDRRPAFIVRCRSTREVAAAVRFAADNGLLLAVKGGGHSIPGWSVCEGGLMIDLSPMKAVHVDAQQRIATAEPGLLLREYDAATQAHGLASPGGEISHTGVAGLTLGGGLGWLSRKYGLACDNLIEAEVVLADGSVAVASERQNAELFWALRGGGGNFGVVTKFSFRLQPVAPMFAGFVMYPAAQAPEVLAHYERLTRSAPDELSLMTALLSAPPAPFVPPALHFQPVVGIAACYVGPVEEGERVLQAVRGFGQPAVDTFGVQPYTAIQQWFDASVPHGLHYHCRSEWLKPLEDGALQALARAATERSSPMSQVLVRHMGGATARVDPAATAFRFRDVRHILTVAACWEPGDLRAEEHRQWCRDAWAGLRPWSAGGSYVNHLTEEGADRTREAYGAETWDRLVAAKRRYDPANLFRMNQNIDPGI
- a CDS encoding CsbD family protein, which produces MNEDRVEGAWKQVKGKVKEQWGKLTDDDLDVIAGKRDQLLGRIQQRHGLAKDEADRQVKDWERRNPDYKLEK
- the msrA gene encoding peptide-methionine (S)-S-oxide reductase MsrA translates to MTRHSFATAALAIAASSLAFAAEQAVPLPAPAHDVTSTAATETAVFAGGCFWGVQAVFQHTQGVLNAVSGYAGGDQATAHYAVVGSGLTGHAESVQVTYDPKQVSYGTLMRVFFSVAHDPTQWNRQGPDSGPQYRSAIFFATPQQKDAAEKYIAQLETAKAYPKKIVTQVAPLKGFYPAEAYHQDYATLHPDSPYIARFDLPKIANLKAAMPKLYRAKPVLVSQTKG
- a CDS encoding alpha/beta hydrolase family protein, which produces MTTRADLVAIPVDGKHLAGTLVQPDAMVPGVVLVHGWDGSQEEYVERAHGIASMGCICLTFDLRGHAAHRADRDKVSREENLRDLLAAYDLLATQPGVDPNAIAVVGSSYGGYLAALLTSMRDIRWLALRVPALYEDADWQVPKSQLERDRLNALRRTRLHPTENRALAACSEFQGDVLIVESEDDWVVPHQTIQNYVEAFSMAQSVTYRVIATADHGLSEKDWQLTYTSLLTNWMKEMLMLNASAGRAGPEASSPSATESAVPED
- a CDS encoding helix-turn-helix transcriptional regulator; protein product: MAKASSASDRAQRQVLDACRQATTPAGLFTAVQQALQPQLPVDRWCAMTLDPATSLPTGGVHERGFSPAGGQRLLHLEFGGPDDAIKLAALARGKTAVNTLSAATQGRVETSARFREVLAPEGIRHELRAVFRDAHGPWAAMVLLRAGDRPDFDAGEVELLAAVNEPVTRALRRLLLLAEMHAHADPGAPALILLERADPQAGADSGLRVRHASATAQHWIEQVDDSSAGPLPYALYSLAINASRDGHAVARIRTRAGRWLTAHAEAAAPSEAISLILQPSRPHEIAQVLTGAYGLTAREAEVARLVAAGCGNEEIAKLLFVSRYTVEDHLKKCYEKLGVRSRSELVSRLFFDQYLPRTKDEIALDGTGWFL
- a CDS encoding carboxymuconolactone decarboxylase family protein, yielding MFIAAPEDSAETGKLYKSSTDSQGFVMNLMRAWAWRPEVFDGFTALRSQLTSKSSLSKRELAVLVCAGASELGDSYCSLALGKTLAREAGATAAAAVIANKAAEELTERDRALAAWARKMVANPNATTPADVDALRQAGLSEREIFEATVFVAFRQAFSSVNDALGLSPDRILAEQVPPEVRAAVTYGRPVADV
- a CDS encoding alpha/beta fold hydrolase, translated to MNSPATPPSRPTPADPDLAEQARPGHGVPSQDPSPAAQVPLQPEEAERESKSALMGGGVLAGAATGAATGAAVAGPVGVVVGGAAGAVAGALGAAAAGSMMNPNDSVVRLHIEDSGGPGRPVVLIHGWPLSAQAWEPQVSVLRAAGYRVVAYDRRGFGRSDKPESGYDYEALADDLQRVMEQCGLQDATLVGFSMGGGEVARYIARHGQTRLHSVVFAAAIPPYLMKTGDNPEGPLGPEKAQQMAQSLEQDRSAFFNQFTRDFFSANGALQVTEPLRGEAVALCHQSAQHAALACMESFATTDFREDLKMIKVPTLVIHGDSDAIVPVEGSGLRTHSAVPHSQLVLVNGAPHGLNVSHAQAFNEALLSFLRA
- a CDS encoding DUF3182 family protein, whose translation is MNGIEQSRRLPPVVYAHVSDVATTAEHERSSLLGFAARLAALLRSEDGGLHGGGGQGYFVPISTLTTAEAAQLGITCVDDLFGGVVPHSFVASKAISHPLVGSGAAAVIGWNDAFAPAIEDIVLPGFTVFAVDDARIAAERLLARGPLRVKKTRANAGRGQFVASDLASLETVLRALDPDETAQHGLVLEENLCEMSTFSVGQVRVPRLMASYVGTQRQTRNNRGATVYGGSDLMLVRGGFDELLEVVASPEIRQAIAQAMRFHVAAQACFPGLYMSRANYDILMGRDAQGAQRSAVLEQSWRVGGATGAEIAALEVFLADPAKRRVRASCFEIFGASPLPPPHAVVYFRGIDPDAGALTKYTVLRPDDNPR
- a CDS encoding SDR family oxidoreductase, encoding MKTVLITGCSSGYGLETARHFHARGWNVVATMRTPRDDLFPASPRMRVVPLDVTKPSSIAAALEASGPIDVLVNNAGIGLFGAFEATPMATARELFETNTFGVMAMTQAVLPLFRGRKSGTIVNVTSSATLAPMPMVAVYTASKTAIEGFTASLAHELAAFQVRAKLVEPGYAPTTRLTENGGERMRGLIPESYAPFAQSIFDALAQTAAVTTESDVAEAVWRAANDTSGQLRFPAGADAVALAAGVSS
- a CDS encoding DUF4286 family protein, coding for MALLGRAALAMWWDMAPAMRSEFQQWHSQEHFPERLALPGFLRATRWASADGGEGFFVMYEVADLGALESPEYLARLNAPTPWSTQLMPHHRNMVRCMSTVVESHGAGVARHALTIRSKEGRAEGDADLQRWREAAGRWCDQPGVAGVHLLHTQKLTLDVTAEQRIRGLADRTVDAILVACAWESEALTEMQASLQSAWPEASFARYELAMSRHASEVGQPGQR
- a CDS encoding AraC family transcriptional regulator: MAIDPLSEVIALLSPRTVFSKVISGAGRWAVRYSDFGQPSFCAVLDGSCLLAVDRQQPLTLGAGDFVLLPATPSFTMTSFEPGTPVHIDPRAAAAGTGEVRHGTRGGRPDVRMLGGYFEFDSPDSALLVSLLPAVLHVRGSESLPLLVGLVREESLDRRPGRDLVLTRLVEVLLIEALRATPAEQATPGLLRGLADRRLAVAFRHMHGDPARAWTVEQLAQKSALSRSAFFERFTRAVGLPPMEYLLAWRMAVAKRLLRRKDLAIAEVAERVGYGSASTFSTAFSRHVGQPPGQYARTP